A genomic window from bacterium includes:
- the purB gene encoding adenylosuccinate lyase translates to MPSDPDNTSEPVSQSASLLAISPLDGRYQSKLDDLRPIVSEFGLIRYRVIVEVRWLEALAAAPQIPEVPALSDEASAWLDALLADFSPADAAAIRQIEATTNHDVKAVEYWLKEKLATNAELEPLLEFVHFACTSEDINNLSYALMLRDARDEIVLPEIDRVIATLRQMAGDYADLPMLSRTHGQPATPTTLGKEIANVGARMLRQRELIAAVEMLGKANGAVGSYAAHAVTYPEVDWEAHTRDFVESLGLTWNPMTTQIEPHDWIAELFHGLVRFNTILLDLSRDLWSYISIGYFKQKLVEGEVGSSTMPHKVNPIDFENAEGNLGVANAVLGHLAEKLPVSRWQRDLSDSTTLRNVGLGVGHGVLAIRSAMRGLGKLAVDPERLAADLDQNQAVLAEAIQTVMRRHGIEEPYEKLKALTRGQEINVERLRTFVDGLELPEAVKAELGGLSPDRYIGLAAELAKRFAAG, encoded by the coding sequence ATGCCCTCCGATCCCGACAACACCTCCGAACCGGTTTCCCAATCGGCCTCGCTCCTCGCGATCTCGCCCCTCGACGGCCGCTACCAGAGCAAGCTCGACGACCTCCGTCCGATCGTCTCGGAGTTCGGCCTGATCCGCTATCGCGTGATCGTCGAGGTCCGCTGGCTCGAAGCCCTCGCGGCGGCGCCCCAGATCCCCGAGGTCCCCGCGCTCTCCGACGAGGCGAGCGCCTGGCTCGACGCGCTTCTCGCGGACTTCTCGCCGGCGGACGCCGCCGCGATCCGCCAGATCGAGGCGACGACGAACCACGACGTGAAGGCCGTCGAGTACTGGCTCAAGGAGAAGCTGGCGACGAACGCCGAGCTCGAACCCCTCCTCGAGTTCGTCCACTTCGCCTGCACCTCTGAAGACATCAACAACCTCTCCTATGCGCTGATGCTCCGGGACGCCCGCGACGAGATCGTCCTGCCCGAGATCGACCGGGTCATCGCGACCCTCCGACAGATGGCCGGGGACTACGCCGACCTGCCGATGCTCTCTCGGACCCACGGACAGCCCGCGACCCCCACGACCCTCGGTAAGGAGATCGCCAACGTCGGCGCGCGCATGCTCCGCCAGCGCGAGCTCATCGCCGCGGTCGAGATGCTCGGCAAGGCGAACGGCGCGGTCGGCAGCTATGCCGCACACGCGGTCACCTACCCCGAGGTCGACTGGGAGGCGCACACCCGGGACTTCGTCGAGTCGCTGGGCCTCACCTGGAATCCGATGACGACCCAGATCGAGCCCCACGACTGGATCGCCGAGCTCTTCCACGGGCTCGTCCGGTTCAACACGATCCTGCTCGACCTGTCCCGCGATCTCTGGAGCTACATCTCGATCGGCTACTTCAAGCAGAAGCTGGTCGAGGGCGAGGTCGGCTCGTCGACCATGCCCCACAAGGTGAACCCGATCGACTTCGAGAACGCCGAAGGCAACCTCGGTGTGGCGAACGCCGTCCTGGGGCACCTGGCGGAGAAGCTTCCGGTCAGCCGCTGGCAGCGCGACCTCTCCGATTCGACCACGCTCCGGAACGTGGGCCTGGGAGTCGGCCACGGCGTCCTCGCGATCCGGTCCGCGATGCGCGGACTCGGCAAGCTGGCCGTCGACCCGGAACGGCTCGCCGCCGACCTCGACCAGAACCAGGCGGTCCTGGCCGAGGCGATCCAGACCGTGATGCGCCGGCACGGGATCGAGGAGCCCTACGAGAAGCTCAAGGCCCTCACCCGCGGCCAGGAGATCAACGTGGAGCGCCTGCGCACCTTCGTCGATGGGCTCGAGCTGCCCGAGGCGGTGAAGGCCGAGCTCGGCGGGCTCTCACCGGACCGGTACATCGGCCTCGCGGCGGAGCTGGCGAAGCGATTCGCGGCCGGCTGA